A genome region from Thermodesulfobacteriota bacterium includes the following:
- a CDS encoding 2-hydroxyacyl-CoA dehydratase family protein, producing MLKIETDYDVSEKGPFRTRIEAFVEMLNKKRGRKL from the coding sequence ATGTTGAAGATAGAGACGGACTATGATGTTTCAGAGAAGGGGCCATTCAGGACAAGGATTGAGGCATTTGTTGAGATGTTGAACAAGAAGCGTGGTCGCAAACTTTAG